One stretch of Toxoplasma gondii ME49 chromosome XI, whole genome shotgun sequence DNA includes these proteins:
- a CDS encoding hypothetical protein (encoded by transcript TGME49_309230) codes for MKARATSTATELVSVDEVLRHVDAGREKEGKRRSLKKIAVDSEELADGLENAATRTVRFRFLVRNRRGKDSSRRGAPASRGNSKAAPWQRRGTLRRKFNFMEHSRPEGEAMRVIRAKGRTCKDPHGSESSDEGTRMGQE; via the coding sequence ATGAAGGCGCGAGCCACGTCAACCGCGACAGAACTCGTCAGCGTTGACGAAGTGCTGCGGCATGTGGACGCCGGACGCGAAAAGGAGGGGAAAAGACGCTCGCTCAAGAAAATCGCAGTCGACTCTGAAGAACTCGCTGACGGGCTGGAGAACGCAGCAACCAGAACAGTGCGCTTTCGTTTCCTAGTGCGCAACCGCCGTGGAAAAGACAGCTCACGAAGAGGAGCTCCCGCGTCGCGAGGAAACTCCAAAGCAGCCCCGTGGCAGAGAAGGGGTACTCTCCGGCGGAAGTTCAACTTCATGGAACATTCGCGtccagaaggcgaagccATGCGTGTCATCCGCGCGAAGGGTCGAACATGCAAGGACCCTCACGGCAGTGAATCTTCTGACGAAGGAACGCGAATGGGCCAGGAGTGA